The Lucilia cuprina isolate Lc7/37 unplaced genomic scaffold, ASM2204524v1 Scaffold_7492, whole genome shotgun sequence region atttttaatcTTTCTTCTTTTTCCAACTGCATGACTTTAAAATCCATTTCACGCTTTTCCTTTTCTTCCTCTAGCTTTAATTTTCTATCACTCAATGCAATCTCTTTTTCGTGCTTCTCTTTTTCCCATTCTAatctaattttaaacatttcagttCTCTCCGCTTGGAAGACAGCAAGATGTGAAGCTGATGACTTCGgagcatttttttttaatttctcagcGAAGTCTTTGGATTTTTTGGAAATAGTTGTTGATAGGCTTTGTGTAAAATCACTTGATTGTTTTGAGGACAAACATGTTTCAATTGTTGGAACATCTGAGGAATTAGCTAGAGATGAGGTACTGGCTTCTTCATCTACATCGTACGGAGTGCAATCATCAACAATTATTGATTCGGTTAATGTGTCGTCCATATTTATCACGTCTCCAGTGTCAATAACCACAAAGTCGccgtttacttttttttctccGAAAATTTCATTTAGTTGGTTGTAGTAGGGACACATT contains the following coding sequences:
- the LOC111685936 gene encoding uncharacterized protein LOC111685936, which codes for MCPYYNQLNEIFGEKKVNGDFVVIDTGDVINMDDTLTESIIVDDCTPYDVDEEASTSSLANSSDVPTIETCLSSKQSSDFTQSLSTTISKKSKDFAEKLKKNAPKSSASHLAVFQAERTEMFKIRLEWEKEKHEKEIALSDRKLKLEEEKEKREMDFKVMQLEKEERLKILQIEKDERVQKFEIEMKYKSVLQN